From a region of the Impatiens glandulifera chromosome 4, dImpGla2.1, whole genome shotgun sequence genome:
- the LOC124934831 gene encoding nuclear transcription factor Y subunit B-4-like, with protein MENKGSSSRASAAPPTELFIPVANLVRIMRRVVPPHGKIDDDVKKIVQHCVSKFIGLITAEANIHCQSESRRTIITDDILQAMAKLGFDDYVNPLSLYMFRYREAESLGMTRRPVMTLGPILDPTGNPVLQAHDVVGSHGPSNVMNGKRGRDGSSRSSDPNVGPGPGHGHGLRLEGPN; from the exons ATGGAGAACAAGGGTTCAAGTTCAAGAG CTTCTGCGGCGCCACCAACGGAGCTATTCATACCAGTGGCAAATTTGGTGAGGATCATGCGGCGTGTGGTACCGCCACATGGAAAGATTGATGACGATGTGAAGAAGATTGTTCAACACTGTGTCTCAAAATTCATTGGCCTGATAACTGCCGAAGCTAACATACATTGTCAGAGCGAGAGTCGTAGAACGATTATCACCGATGACATTCTGCAGGCCATGGCCAAACTAGGGTTTGATGATTATGTTAACCCACTTTCCCTTTACATGTTCCGTTATCGTGAGGCGGAGTCATTGGGGATGACAAGACGACCCGTCATGACTTTGGGGCCAATTCTAGACCCAACGGGCAATCCAGTTTTGCAGGCCCATGATGTAGTTGGGTCGCATGGACCGTCGAATGTGATGAATGGCAAAAGAGGAAGGGACGGTTCTTCTCGCTCAAGTGACCCTAATGTTGGACCTGGACCTGGACATGGACATGGACTTAGACTAGAAGGTCCTAATTGA